A genomic window from Sulfurimonas paralvinellae includes:
- a CDS encoding ABC transporter permease encodes MRIFAMIVSKELLSFLRSVMLVLLVIYFFTADVYIAGAGIQIKPRNVVVGYVDETGGGVSQKILARLHKPEFRQPIAFLSQKELSNAIFNKEVMVGIIFDSDFAKNYRSGKKAQINLLLDATAASQSLTTFSYLQNIVFDFQEQNFPLEIKSHKLFNQNADNHTFMALTELLSVITLLIVILTAIVFVKEKEEGTWDIMLLMPVDSKITILAKSFSQVIIVMVGTVMTVGFVLLGAFDIPLNGSFWAFMLLTLLYSISSAGIGLFVAAVSKDVMQVAQLSIMIMMPLIFLSGAWTPIYAMHPLFQTLSLFSPLRYYIEGTESIFFRGTAFVDLWPYFSGVVILGILLYWYGFRKIGKLF; translated from the coding sequence ATGCGTATATTTGCTATGATCGTCAGTAAAGAACTCCTTAGTTTCTTGCGTTCAGTGATGCTGGTATTGCTTGTCATCTACTTTTTTACGGCAGATGTCTATATTGCAGGAGCCGGTATACAGATAAAACCTCGCAATGTCGTTGTCGGTTATGTTGATGAGACAGGCGGCGGCGTGAGCCAAAAGATTCTTGCAAGATTGCATAAACCGGAATTTAGACAGCCGATCGCCTTTCTTTCACAAAAAGAACTTTCTAATGCCATTTTTAACAAAGAGGTAATGGTCGGCATTATATTTGATTCTGATTTTGCAAAAAATTATAGAAGCGGAAAAAAAGCACAGATAAATTTACTGCTTGATGCTACAGCCGCATCACAAAGTTTGACGACATTCAGCTATCTTCAAAATATTGTCTTTGACTTTCAGGAACAAAATTTTCCACTTGAGATAAAGTCTCATAAGCTTTTTAACCAAAATGCGGACAATCACACTTTTATGGCACTGACAGAACTGCTATCTGTCATAACTCTTCTTATCGTCATTTTAACGGCAATCGTATTTGTAAAAGAGAAAGAAGAAGGTACTTGGGATATTATGCTGCTTATGCCGGTGGACTCAAAGATTACCATCTTGGCAAAAAGCTTTTCTCAGGTAATCATTGTCATGGTTGGTACGGTTATGACAGTGGGGTTTGTACTGCTTGGTGCCTTTGATATACCACTCAATGGTTCCTTTTGGGCATTTATGCTGCTTACTCTTTTGTACTCTATATCGAGTGCCGGTATTGGGCTTTTTGTAGCAGCAGTTTCCAAAGATGTGATGCAGGTGGCACAACTCTCCATTATGATCATGATGCCGTTGATCTTTTTAAGCGGTGCGTGGACACCTATCTACGCGATGCATCCTCTGTTTCAGACACTGTCACTCTTTTCACCGCTTCGTTATTATATTGAAGGTACTGAAAGTATATTTTTCAGAGGGACTGCATTTGTAGATCTGTGGCCGTATTTTAGTGGTGTTGTTATTTTGGGAATTCTACTGTACTGGTATGGGTTTAGAAAAATTGGAAAGTTATTCTAA
- the hemE gene encoding uroporphyrinogen decarboxylase codes for MGKIFVDACFGKETPYTPVWMMRQAGRYLPEYMAVRQKAGDFLNLCHNPEMACEVTLQPVDIVGVDAAILFSDILVIPDEMGMDLSFVKGEGPKFSDPIKNEADLDRLIGGEEAASKLTYVYETIELIKTKLADDKALIGFTGAPWTLATYMIEGQGTKTYNICKKMMYSNPELLHKILRKVTDVVKFYMEKQIQSGIDVVQIFDSWAAAIEPGKYDEFSWQYMVEIAEYLKEKYPHIPVIMFPKGIPAFLDKVYGNFDVFGVDWSTPMAFAKEKLGDKYVLQGNMEPCRLYSKEATTECVEAIQNIMQGKRHIFNLGHGILPDVPVENAKHFINECHRVSGKK; via the coding sequence ATGGGTAAGATATTTGTAGATGCATGTTTTGGAAAAGAGACTCCATACACTCCGGTATGGATGATGCGACAAGCAGGACGTTACCTGCCGGAATATATGGCTGTGAGACAAAAAGCAGGTGACTTTTTAAACCTCTGTCACAATCCTGAGATGGCTTGTGAAGTGACACTGCAACCGGTCGACATCGTTGGTGTCGATGCTGCGATCTTATTTAGTGATATTCTTGTCATTCCTGATGAGATGGGAATGGATCTCTCTTTTGTCAAAGGTGAAGGCCCTAAGTTTTCAGATCCTATCAAAAATGAAGCAGATCTCGACAGACTCATCGGCGGTGAAGAAGCAGCGAGTAAATTGACTTACGTTTATGAGACAATTGAACTTATCAAAACAAAACTCGCAGATGACAAAGCGCTCATCGGCTTTACCGGAGCGCCTTGGACACTTGCTACTTATATGATTGAAGGACAGGGAACAAAAACATACAATATCTGTAAAAAGATGATGTACTCTAATCCTGAACTGCTTCATAAGATCCTTAGAAAAGTAACAGATGTCGTCAAGTTTTATATGGAGAAACAGATTCAATCAGGCATTGATGTCGTTCAAATATTTGACTCATGGGCAGCCGCTATTGAACCAGGAAAATATGATGAATTCTCTTGGCAATATATGGTAGAAATCGCAGAATACCTTAAAGAGAAATATCCACACATTCCTGTTATCATGTTCCCTAAAGGCATTCCTGCATTTTTAGACAAAGTATATGGAAACTTCGATGTATTTGGCGTTGACTGGTCAACACCAATGGCATTTGCAAAAGAAAAACTTGGAGACAAATACGTACTTCAAGGAAATATGGAACCATGCCGTCTCTATTCTAAAGAGGCTACAACAGAGTGTGTAGAAGCCATTCAAAATATTATGCAGGGTAAACGCCATATCTTCAATCTCGGACACGGAATCCTTCCTGATGTACCGGTAGAGAATGCAAAACACTTCATTAATGAGTGTCACAGAGTCAGTGGAAAAAAATAA
- a CDS encoding YqhA family protein, with amino-acid sequence MLEKMFEGGLWGSRLMVLMAVVFGIIGAVALFIVASFDIYDTAKLVINTYINHAHPEHFHEHVVGGIIGAVDLYLIGVVMLLFSFGLYELFISDIDIAREDEVRENKILSIQNLDQLKDKISKVIVMVLVVGFFKKVGLASYTTPLELLYLALSITAVAVGLYFLSKVGHKH; translated from the coding sequence ATGCTTGAGAAAATGTTTGAGGGCGGTCTTTGGGGCTCACGGCTTATGGTTCTTATGGCCGTTGTATTTGGTATCATCGGTGCAGTTGCACTTTTTATAGTTGCCTCTTTTGATATCTACGACACAGCCAAGCTTGTTATAAACACATATATAAACCATGCACATCCTGAACATTTTCATGAACATGTAGTCGGTGGCATCATCGGTGCAGTCGATCTGTACCTCATCGGTGTCGTTATGCTTCTGTTTTCGTTTGGACTTTATGAACTTTTCATCTCTGACATCGATATTGCACGTGAAGATGAAGTAAGAGAAAATAAAATACTATCAATCCAAAACCTCGACCAGCTCAAAGATAAAATATCCAAAGTCATCGTTATGGTCTTGGTTGTCGGTTTTTTCAAAAAAGTCGGACTTGCCAGTTACACAACTCCACTCGAGTTGCTCTATCTGGCACTTTCTATTACAGCGGTTGCTGTCGGTTTATACTTTTTAAGTAAAGTAGGACACAAACACTAA
- a CDS encoding radical SAM protein: MSVTESVEKNNIIFGPINSRRFGMSLGIDLSPSLKQCNFDCLYCELAPSATVNKQGSVVSVSEIITELKKHLNDKIDVITLTANGEPTLYPYLDELIDTINTIKGKTQTLILTNSTTLTDEKVYNSLLKLDQVKLSLDAVSAEVFKKIDRPHAAITIENIIQKIESFSKEYKGKLFIEILFVHGLNDTEEEIKKLNEVLLSINATRIDLGTIDRPPAYPVMGISYKELHELSHLFDSSLPIHIASRQHAEANQTTYTEDEIVNTLDKRPLTQEDIDLLFDDISKKRLEKLVAENIITTKTLDNLEFFLPATNSKRKKKK; encoded by the coding sequence ATGAGTGTCACAGAGTCAGTGGAAAAAAATAACATCATCTTCGGCCCTATCAACTCACGCCGATTTGGTATGAGTCTGGGCATCGACCTCTCTCCGTCATTGAAACAGTGCAATTTTGATTGTCTCTATTGTGAACTTGCTCCCAGTGCTACCGTTAATAAACAAGGAAGCGTTGTCAGCGTTTCGGAGATTATAACAGAGCTGAAGAAGCATCTCAATGATAAAATCGATGTCATTACACTCACAGCGAATGGTGAACCGACGCTCTACCCTTATCTTGACGAACTCATTGATACTATAAATACCATAAAAGGCAAGACACAGACTCTCATCTTGACGAACTCTACTACATTGACAGATGAAAAAGTCTACAATTCCCTTCTCAAGCTCGATCAGGTTAAACTCTCTCTCGATGCCGTCTCTGCGGAAGTTTTTAAAAAAATAGACCGACCTCACGCAGCTATAACAATTGAAAATATCATTCAAAAGATAGAATCATTTTCAAAAGAGTACAAAGGCAAGCTTTTTATTGAGATACTCTTTGTTCATGGACTCAACGATACAGAAGAAGAGATAAAGAAACTCAACGAGGTTCTTCTCTCCATCAATGCCACAAGAATAGACCTTGGAACTATTGACAGACCTCCGGCCTACCCTGTAATGGGAATAAGTTATAAAGAGCTGCACGAACTATCTCACCTCTTTGACAGTTCTCTGCCGATTCACATAGCCTCACGCCAGCATGCAGAAGCCAATCAGACTACATATACTGAAGATGAAATTGTGAACACTTTGGACAAACGCCCCCTCACGCAAGAGGACATCGACCTTCTTTTTGATGATATCAGCAAAAAAAGGCTTGAAAAACTTGTAGCAGAAAATATCATCACTACAAAAACACTCGATAATTTAGAGTTTTTTCTCCCTGCTACCAACAGTAAGAGAAAGAAAAAGAAATAA